The following coding sequences lie in one Microcoleus sp. bin38.metabat.b11b12b14.051 genomic window:
- the era gene encoding GTPase Era — protein sequence MSVPAAPAGYKSGFVGIIGRTNVGKSTLMNQLVGQKIAITSPVSQTTRNRLRGILTTDAAQIIFVDTPGIHKPHHELGKVLVQNARAAIQSVDVVLFVVDGSVESGGGDRYIIEILSNCKVPVILGMNKLDEQPEDSVLIDRTYEQIVNPEWPVVKFSALTGEGVEPLQQLLIEHLEVGPYYYPPDLVTDQPERFIMGELIREQILLLTREEVPHSVAIAIDIVQEEAKITRILATIHVERDSQKGILIGKSGSMLKSIGSAAREQIQKLIEGKVYLELFVKVQPKWRQSRTRLAELGYRVEE from the coding sequence ATGAGTGTTCCCGCGGCTCCTGCGGGGTACAAATCCGGCTTCGTGGGTATTATCGGGCGCACCAATGTCGGCAAATCCACGTTGATGAATCAGTTGGTGGGGCAGAAAATTGCGATTACTTCGCCGGTGTCTCAGACAACGCGCAACAGGCTGCGGGGCATCCTGACGACGGATGCAGCACAAATTATTTTTGTTGATACTCCGGGAATTCACAAGCCGCATCACGAACTGGGTAAGGTTTTGGTGCAGAATGCGCGCGCTGCGATTCAGTCTGTGGATGTGGTGCTGTTTGTGGTGGATGGTTCGGTGGAATCCGGCGGGGGCGATCGATATATTATCGAAATTCTCAGCAATTGCAAAGTTCCGGTGATTCTGGGGATGAATAAGCTAGACGAACAACCGGAGGATTCCGTGTTGATCGATCGCACTTACGAACAAATTGTCAATCCTGAGTGGCCAGTCGTCAAATTTTCGGCTCTAACGGGCGAGGGTGTGGAACCGCTGCAACAATTGTTAATCGAACATCTGGAGGTTGGGCCCTATTATTATCCGCCAGATTTGGTCACAGATCAGCCGGAACGCTTTATTATGGGCGAGTTGATTCGGGAACAGATTTTGCTGCTGACGCGGGAAGAAGTGCCGCATTCCGTCGCAATCGCGATCGACATTGTTCAAGAAGAAGCCAAAATCACGCGCATTCTGGCGACGATTCACGTCGAACGGGATTCGCAAAAAGGTATTTTAATCGGTAAAAGCGGCAGTATGCTCAAGTCGATCGGCAGTGCAGCCCGCGAACAGATTCAAAAGTTAATTGAAGGTAAGGTATATTTGGAGCTCTTTGTCAAGGTGCAGCCGAAGTGGCGGCAGTCTCGCACTCGTTTAGCAGAATTGGGCTATCGGGTGGAAGAGTAA
- a CDS encoding DUF433 domain-containing protein, whose translation MNYRNHITIEANKRGGKPCVRGLRITVYEVLEYLASEMTEAEILDDFPDLTREDLKACIAYAADRERRFMTATL comes from the coding sequence ATGAACTACCGAAACCACATCACGATCGAAGCAAATAAACGCGGTGGTAAGCCTTGTGTACGCGGCTTGCGAATTACGGTTTATGAAGTGCTTGAGTACCTGGCTTCCGAGATGACCGAAGCAGAAATTCTTGACGATTTTCCCGATTTGACGCGAGAAGATTTAAAAGCCTGTATAGCTTATGCTGCTGACCGTGAGCGTCGGTTTATGACTGCGACATTATGA
- a CDS encoding phage integrase N-terminal SAM-like domain-containing protein, translated as MRADLSYLATDLKIAPSTQNIALSALLFLYRQVLRVDFPNIKNIERARQTRHLPVVLTREEVKNLLSNDDLYSCIKSRWTGCDKST; from the coding sequence ATTCGGGCTGATCTTTCCTATCTTGCTACTGACCTAAAAATTGCTCCTTCCACTCAAAATATTGCGCTTTCAGCACTTTTATTCCTTTATCGTCAAGTGCTAAGGGTCGATTTTCCTAATATTAAAAATATCGAAAGAGCTAGACAAACTCGGCATTTGCCTGTTGTTTTAACCCGTGAAGAAGTGAAAAATCTGTTAAGTAATGATGATTTATACTCATGTATTAAATCGAGGTGGACGGGGTGTGACAAGTCCACTTGA
- a CDS encoding serine/threonine-protein kinase, whose amino-acid sequence MHYDTKKLSPQTTATNINLMLGQTLAGRYHIIKHLGGGGFGQTYLAEDKKRSGNPRCVVKQLKPYYNDPQTLQIARRLFKTETETLHLLGTHPLIPELLDSFEENQEFYLVQELIEGRDLSKELIPGKRFSESEVIAILQNIIEILVFVQQHKVIHRDIKPPNLMRRNSDKKIFLIDFGAVKQVTSQIVNSGGYTPPTVTIGTDGYMPAEQKDGHPNFCSDIYAVGMIGIECLTGISPHQFPKDANGEVVWRNYAQVSDTLAKILNKMVRYHFRDRYQSAAEVLQAFNNLKTRQVATPVASTVVSSPNLFALMNTWTRDHKISLTGIGLAVVFSVAAFFTPEIRKMMGLDAGDNFASYENTDNGIKMKYPDTWNKQEESNAVSKEIVQFISPKESDTDGFQELVIVSAEPTKDLTLDEFTKLSKQEIPKLDKNTKITEEGASTLAGKNGYKVVYTAKDGNLEFKKMEVWTMKNNKAYSVTYVAEAGKYEKFLPIVDKVIKSLEVK is encoded by the coding sequence ATGCACTATGATACTAAAAAGCTCAGTCCGCAAACTACTGCTACTAACATAAATCTCATGCTGGGACAAACACTCGCAGGACGTTACCACATCATAAAACACTTGGGAGGCGGTGGCTTTGGTCAGACATACCTGGCTGAAGATAAAAAGCGATCGGGTAATCCTCGGTGTGTCGTCAAGCAACTCAAGCCATATTATAACGATCCGCAGACTCTACAGATAGCTAGACGTTTATTTAAAACCGAAACAGAAACCCTCCACCTCTTAGGGACTCATCCTCTGATTCCTGAACTCTTGGATAGCTTTGAGGAAAATCAGGAATTTTATTTGGTTCAGGAGTTAATTGAGGGCAGAGATTTAAGTAAAGAACTTATTCCTGGTAAACGCTTTAGCGAGTCTGAAGTTATTGCTATTTTGCAGAATATTATCGAAATATTAGTATTTGTTCAGCAGCACAAAGTCATCCACCGGGATATTAAACCTCCTAATTTAATGAGGCGCAATTCTGACAAAAAAATATTTTTAATAGATTTTGGGGCTGTCAAACAAGTTACTTCTCAAATAGTTAACTCCGGGGGATATACGCCGCCAACTGTTACGATTGGTACAGACGGCTATATGCCTGCGGAACAAAAGGACGGACATCCTAATTTTTGTAGTGATATTTATGCTGTTGGCATGATTGGCATTGAATGTCTTACTGGCATATCTCCTCACCAGTTCCCAAAAGATGCTAATGGTGAGGTTGTTTGGCGCAATTATGCACAAGTTAGCGATACTTTGGCTAAGATTTTAAACAAAATGGTGCGCTATCATTTTCGCGATCGCTACCAGTCAGCAGCAGAAGTCTTGCAAGCTTTCAACAATTTGAAAACTCGACAAGTTGCCACTCCGGTAGCTTCTACTGTAGTATCATCTCCTAATTTATTCGCATTAATGAATACCTGGACGCGAGATCATAAAATTAGTTTGACTGGGATTGGTTTGGCTGTCGTATTTAGTGTAGCTGCCTTTTTTACACCAGAAATTAGAAAAATGATGGGATTGGATGCTGGGGATAATTTTGCGAGTTATGAAAACACAGACAATGGGATTAAGATGAAATATCCCGATACTTGGAACAAACAAGAAGAGTCTAACGCAGTTAGCAAAGAGATTGTTCAGTTTATTTCACCTAAAGAAAGTGATACAGATGGGTTTCAAGAACTTGTGATTGTCTCGGCTGAACCTACAAAAGATTTGACTCTGGATGAGTTTACGAAATTATCTAAGCAAGAAATTCCGAAGTTAGATAAAAATACTAAGATTACTGAAGAAGGTGCATCTACTCTGGCAGGAAAGAACGGGTATAAAGTTGTTTATACGGCTAAGGACGGGAATTTGGAGTTTAAAAAAATGGAGGTTTGGACGATGAAAAATAACAAGGCTTATTCGGTTACTTATGTGGCGGAAGCGGGGAAGTATGAGAAGTTTTTGCCGATTGTTGACAAGGTGATTAAGTCGCTGGAAGTTAAATGA
- a CDS encoding tetratricopeptide repeat protein has protein sequence MNFHHGLSAALIGVTATIVIAQPSAVYAMSADQVGQIAKSITVLIDSKEPGSGVIVKKEGNTYTVLSARHVFKDPQAKYEIVTPDGSRYALNYSSVKKLPSVDLAVVEFTSTKSYTVAKIGNSDLATEGKAAYVAGFPKTSAAINTSIYNFTDGRITANASKPINDDGYSLVYSNNTLPGMSGGPVLNENGEVVGIHGRADTRQVESSSINQNIQIAKTGFNLGIPINTSLRLLASTRVDLGVKVPSAPVATGPKADDFFIQGEDKYQKGDYQGAIAAFDRAIQLNPNYAPAYSNRGLARHKLGDKQGAIQDYNQALNINPNLAVAYSNRGAARSDLGDKQGAIQDYNQALKIDPNLAEAYYNRGNARSKLGDNQGAITDYNQALKINPNNANSYNNRGNARSYLGDNQGAITDYNQALKIDPNNANPYNNRGLTRSELGDNQGAIQDYNQALKIDPNLAEVYYNRGNARSYLGDKQGAIQDYNQALKINPNLAQAYSNRGVARSRLGDNQVAIQDFQKAADLYQQEGKKEEYQRALNNIRQLQGRSSTPQQSTQQSTTLLATNGSLIPGKSSALPSDGSLYELHTFKGRAGQSVTITVESSDFDTYVVILDSQGKKLAENDDISKSNSNSAVTLTLPATGTYRVAVNAVNKGDRGRYNLTVR, from the coding sequence ATGAACTTCCATCACGGACTATCAGCAGCATTAATTGGTGTAACTGCAACTATTGTCATCGCCCAACCGTCCGCAGTTTACGCCATGTCAGCGGATCAAGTCGGTCAAATTGCCAAATCAATCACTGTACTAATTGACAGTAAAGAACCTGGTTCGGGAGTAATTGTCAAGAAAGAAGGCAACACTTACACGGTTCTCAGTGCGCGTCACGTTTTCAAAGATCCTCAAGCTAAATATGAGATTGTCACGCCCGATGGTAGTCGCTATGCTCTCAATTACAGCAGTGTAAAAAAATTGCCAAGTGTTGACTTAGCAGTTGTAGAGTTTACTAGCACTAAAAGTTATACGGTTGCTAAGATTGGTAATTCTGATTTGGCGACGGAAGGGAAAGCGGCTTATGTGGCAGGGTTTCCGAAGACTTCAGCGGCGATTAATACGTCAATTTACAATTTCACCGATGGGCGGATTACTGCTAATGCTTCTAAGCCAATAAATGATGATGGTTATAGTTTAGTTTATAGTAACAATACGCTGCCGGGAATGAGCGGCGGGCCGGTGCTGAATGAGAATGGCGAGGTGGTGGGAATTCACGGGAGGGCGGATACGAGGCAGGTAGAATCTAGCAGTATTAATCAGAATATTCAAATTGCTAAAACTGGTTTTAATCTGGGGATTCCGATTAATACGAGTTTGAGATTGTTGGCTTCGACGAGGGTGGATTTGGGGGTGAAGGTTCCGAGTGCTCCTGTGGCGACAGGGCCGAAAGCTGATGATTTCTTTATTCAGGGTGAGGATAAGTATCAGAAAGGAGATTATCAAGGTGCTATCGCTGCTTTCGATCGAGCGATTCAGCTTAATCCTAATTATGCTCCTGCTTACAGCAACCGGGGTCTTGCCCGACATAAATTAGGAGACAAACAGGGTGCGATACAAGATTACAACCAAGCCCTGAACATTAACCCCAACTTAGCCGTTGCCTACAGCAACCGGGGTGCTGCCCGCTCAGACTTAGGAGATAAACAGGGAGCGATACAAGATTACAACCAAGCCCTAAAAATTGACCCCAACTTAGCCGAAGCCTACTATAACCGCGGTAATGCCCGCTCAAAATTAGGAGACAATCAGGGTGCGATCACAGATTATAACCAAGCCCTGAAAATCAACCCCAATAATGCCAATTCCTACAACAATCGGGGTAATGCCCGCTCATACTTAGGAGACAATCAGGGTGCGATCACAGATTATAACCAAGCCCTGAAAATTGACCCCAATAATGCCAATCCCTACAACAACCGGGGTTTGACCCGCTCAGAATTAGGAGACAATCAGGGTGCGATACAAGATTACAACCAAGCTCTGAAAATTGACCCCAACTTAGCCGAAGTCTACTACAACCGGGGTAATGCCCGCTCATACTTAGGAGACAAGCAGGGTGCGATACAAGATTACAACCAAGCCCTGAAAATTAACCCCAACTTAGCCCAAGCCTACAGCAACCGGGGTGTTGCTCGCTCAAGATTAGGAGACAATCAGGTAGCGATACAAGATTTCCAAAAAGCAGCAGACTTGTATCAGCAAGAAGGAAAGAAAGAGGAGTACCAACGGGCGCTAAACAATATTAGACAACTTCAAGGGAGGTCATCAACTCCTCAACAATCTACTCAACAGTCTACCACCCTACTCGCCACAAATGGCTCATTAATACCTGGTAAATCCTCTGCCCTTCCCTCTGATGGGAGTCTGTACGAGCTACATACCTTTAAAGGCCGCGCCGGCCAATCAGTAACTATTACCGTAGAAAGTAGTGATTTTGATACCTATGTGGTCATCTTGGACTCTCAAGGAAAAAAGCTGGCCGAAAATGACGACATCAGCAAATCAAACTCTAATTCTGCCGTTACCCTCACCTTACCCGCCACTGGCACCTATCGCGTAGCTGTCAATGCTGTTAACAAAGGCGATCGCGGTAGGTACAATTTGACTGTGCGCTAG
- a CDS encoding COP23 domain-containing protein encodes MKSKVLTGLLTGLVVSIGTSAIFSQPSHAGNNSFFCAVLNRQPVTLARTPRGNVPVVRWVSNNYFPPPWTAEKRCQEVAKRFQRNYDNGTLKYINTGRLNGESVVCAAINKDDACTNRTLLFTLKRGSDADATLQRLMDRRGLASGYILSETGSGSVDVDRYLDDVPVEDNVSPISP; translated from the coding sequence ATGAAGTCCAAAGTTCTGACTGGACTGCTGACAGGCTTAGTTGTCTCGATCGGCACAAGTGCGATATTTTCTCAACCCAGCCATGCGGGAAACAATAGCTTTTTCTGCGCTGTTCTCAACAGACAGCCTGTTACCTTGGCTCGCACCCCGCGCGGCAATGTGCCGGTGGTTCGCTGGGTTTCTAACAACTATTTTCCGCCGCCCTGGACAGCAGAAAAACGCTGTCAAGAAGTAGCTAAAAGATTTCAGCGAAACTACGATAACGGTACTCTCAAATATATCAATACTGGGAGGCTGAACGGAGAATCAGTGGTTTGTGCTGCTATTAATAAAGATGATGCTTGTACGAATAGGACTTTGTTATTCACTCTCAAGCGAGGAAGTGATGCTGATGCTACATTGCAAAGATTAATGGATCGTCGTGGGTTGGCATCTGGATATATTTTATCTGAAACAGGGTCTGGTTCTGTTGATGTGGATAGATATTTAGATGATGTACCTGTTGAGGATAATGTTTCTCCTATTTCTCCTTGA
- a CDS encoding helix-turn-helix domain-containing protein yields MVVKIRLKDVRTSRSISQNELARILEMSLANIQKIERNKAKSIPLDTLDRLCEVLNCEVGDLLVRVSDGELEAS; encoded by the coding sequence ATGGTTGTGAAAATCAGGCTTAAAGATGTCAGGACATCAAGATCGATCTCCCAAAACGAGTTAGCTAGAATACTAGAGATGTCCCTGGCTAACATTCAAAAAATTGAGAGAAACAAGGCAAAATCTATTCCCTTGGACACTTTAGATCGGCTGTGTGAAGTTCTAAATTGCGAAGTCGGTGATTTGCTAGTTAGAGTCAGCGATGGAGAGTTAGAAGCATCGTGA
- a CDS encoding NAD(+) kinase, protein MPKAGIIYNDVKPVSCRIAEELKDKLTARGWEVCAVSGAGGILGYSSPDRPMCHTPIDQLVPPGFDSDMEFAVVLGGDGTVLSAFRQVAPIGVPLLTVNTGHMGFLTETYLNLLPQALEKAIAGEYEIEERSMLAVRLFRENDCLWEALCLNEMVLHREPLTCMCHFEVAIGQHASVDIAADGVIISTPTGSTAYALSAGGPVIIPGVPVLQLLPICPHSMASRALVFSNTEPVKILPASPNRLVMVVDGNGGCYVLPEDWVQIERSPYPARFVRIKSFEFFHILREKLGWGLPHIAKPSSVELP, encoded by the coding sequence GTGCCGAAAGCTGGGATTATATACAACGACGTTAAACCAGTCTCTTGTCGCATCGCCGAAGAGTTGAAAGACAAGCTGACTGCTCGCGGCTGGGAGGTCTGTGCGGTTTCCGGTGCCGGGGGAATTTTGGGCTATTCTAGTCCCGATCGCCCCATGTGCCACACTCCGATCGACCAACTTGTCCCCCCCGGTTTTGACAGCGACATGGAGTTTGCAGTGGTTTTGGGTGGCGACGGCACTGTGCTGTCGGCATTTCGCCAAGTTGCTCCCATCGGAGTGCCGCTGCTGACTGTCAATACCGGTCACATGGGCTTTTTAACAGAAACTTACCTAAACTTGCTCCCGCAAGCTTTGGAAAAGGCGATCGCCGGAGAATACGAAATAGAAGAAAGATCGATGTTGGCTGTGCGCCTGTTTCGAGAAAACGACTGCCTTTGGGAAGCGCTTTGTCTCAATGAAATGGTGCTGCACCGCGAACCTCTGACTTGTATGTGTCATTTTGAAGTGGCGATCGGTCAGCACGCATCTGTGGACATTGCCGCAGATGGAGTAATTATCTCGACTCCGACTGGATCGACAGCTTACGCGCTTTCTGCCGGCGGGCCTGTAATTATTCCCGGAGTACCGGTACTGCAATTGCTGCCGATTTGTCCGCATTCAATGGCTTCGCGGGCTTTGGTGTTTTCTAACACCGAGCCGGTCAAAATTTTACCTGCGAGTCCTAACCGCCTGGTAATGGTGGTAGATGGGAACGGCGGATGTTATGTTTTACCGGAAGATTGGGTGCAAATCGAGCGATCGCCCTACCCAGCCCGCTTTGTTAGGATCAAATCCTTTGAGTTTTTCCACATTTTGCGGGAAAAATTGGGTTGGGGCTTGCCTCACATTGCTAAACCGAGTTCCGTTGAATTGCCTTAA
- a CDS encoding NmrA family NAD(P)-binding protein — translation MTLLIVGATGTLGRQIARRALDEGYQVRCLVRSYRKAAFLKEWGAELVPGNLCQPDSLTAALEGVSAIIDAATASAADSVSIKRVDWDGKVSLIQAAAAAGVKRYIFFSFLDAEKYPQVPLLEIKRCTELFLAESGLDYTILRPCGFLQGLLSLYAMPILDAQGVWLPNKPSALAYMNTQDVAKFAVKALSVPETVKKTFPVVGNRAWDAEEIVRLCERLSGKQAKITRTPDALLQATRQFAKFFQWSWNVADRLAFSEVLAAGKPLKAPMDEVYSVFGIDPKETTTLESYLEEYFNLIMKKLKEIEYEQLKTKKRSKQKMPFTF, via the coding sequence ATGACTTTATTGATTGTAGGTGCCACCGGCACTCTCGGCCGCCAAATAGCCCGCCGCGCCCTAGACGAGGGCTACCAGGTGCGCTGCTTAGTCAGAAGTTACCGAAAAGCTGCCTTTTTGAAAGAATGGGGCGCTGAACTTGTACCGGGGAACCTTTGCCAGCCCGACAGCCTGACTGCTGCACTAGAAGGCGTCAGTGCTATCATCGATGCAGCAACAGCCAGCGCAGCCGATTCTGTCAGCATCAAAAGAGTAGACTGGGACGGAAAAGTATCGCTGATCCAAGCAGCAGCAGCAGCAGGCGTCAAGCGTTACATCTTCTTCTCATTTCTCGATGCCGAGAAATATCCCCAAGTCCCCTTGTTGGAAATCAAGCGCTGTACCGAGTTGTTTTTAGCAGAATCCGGTTTAGATTACACGATCTTGAGACCTTGCGGATTTTTGCAAGGACTCCTAAGCCTGTACGCAATGCCGATTTTGGACGCTCAAGGAGTCTGGCTGCCCAACAAGCCGTCAGCCCTTGCCTATATGAACACTCAGGACGTAGCTAAATTTGCCGTCAAAGCCCTTTCTGTTCCAGAAACCGTTAAGAAAACCTTTCCGGTGGTGGGAAATCGCGCTTGGGATGCTGAAGAAATCGTGCGGTTGTGCGAGCGGCTTTCTGGCAAACAAGCCAAAATCACGCGCACGCCTGATGCCTTGTTGCAGGCTACCCGTCAATTTGCTAAGTTCTTTCAGTGGAGTTGGAACGTAGCTGACAGATTGGCTTTTTCAGAAGTTTTAGCAGCCGGAAAACCCTTGAAAGCTCCGATGGATGAAGTTTACAGCGTCTTCGGAATCGACCCTAAAGAAACTACAACTTTGGAGTCTTATCTCGAAGAATACTTTAATCTGATTATGAAGAAGCTCAAGGAAATAGAGTACGAGCAGCTTAAGACTAAAAAACGGAGTAAACAAAAAATGCCTTTCACATTTTAA
- a CDS encoding PetM family cytochrome b6-f complex subunit 7 codes for MNPEFLSAAFLSFSLIFVGIGGGFLLLKLQGGGEE; via the coding sequence ATGAACCCTGAATTTCTGAGTGCGGCCTTTTTGTCTTTTTCCCTCATTTTCGTCGGTATCGGCGGAGGCTTCCTGCTGCTGAAACTCCAAGGCGGTGGCGAAGAGTAA
- the pdxA gene encoding 4-hydroxythreonine-4-phosphate dehydrogenase PdxA, with protein MSLDRESKLAVTLGDPAGIGPEVILKALADPAAAVMATVFGDRAILQQTYDKLRSIDPAQSLANPETLNIIDIPHVSKWGAIVPGVGSAASGAASFEYMEKAIARTLAGEFGAIVTGPISKTCWQAAGYNYPGQTELLAEKAKSQRFGMLFAATSPHSGWTLVTLLATTHISLRQVPDALNPELLSEKLELLVECLREDFGLERPKIAISGLNPHSGENGKLGNEEQDWMIAWLETQRDRFPQVQLDGPIPPDTMWVKPAKVWYGLAKQAHDGYLAMYHDQGLIPVKLMAFDRAVNTTIGLPFVRTSPDHGTAFDIVGQGLADASSMKAALQLAAQLASRRTAVKIGR; from the coding sequence TTGAGTCTCGATCGGGAATCAAAACTAGCTGTAACTCTGGGAGATCCGGCGGGAATTGGCCCGGAAGTGATTCTCAAGGCCTTGGCAGATCCGGCTGCTGCTGTGATGGCGACGGTTTTCGGCGATCGGGCAATTTTGCAGCAAACTTACGATAAGTTGCGATCGATCGATCCTGCACAATCTTTGGCAAATCCCGAAACATTAAACATTATTGATATCCCACACGTCAGCAAGTGGGGAGCGATTGTCCCGGGTGTGGGCTCAGCAGCGAGCGGGGCGGCTAGCTTTGAGTATATGGAAAAAGCGATCGCCCGTACCCTCGCCGGCGAATTTGGTGCGATCGTCACCGGCCCGATTTCCAAAACTTGCTGGCAAGCAGCCGGTTACAATTATCCAGGACAAACAGAACTCCTGGCAGAAAAAGCCAAATCGCAGCGGTTCGGAATGCTGTTTGCCGCCACATCTCCACACAGCGGCTGGACGCTGGTAACTTTACTCGCTACCACACATATTTCCCTGCGTCAAGTACCCGACGCTTTGAATCCAGAATTGCTGAGCGAAAAACTCGAATTGCTGGTAGAGTGTTTGCGGGAAGATTTTGGACTGGAAAGACCAAAAATTGCGATTTCAGGGTTAAATCCTCACAGCGGCGAAAATGGCAAACTGGGAAATGAAGAGCAAGACTGGATGATAGCTTGGTTGGAAACGCAGCGCGATCGCTTTCCTCAAGTGCAGTTAGACGGGCCAATACCCCCAGATACCATGTGGGTAAAACCAGCTAAAGTTTGGTACGGTTTAGCCAAACAAGCTCACGACGGTTACTTGGCAATGTATCACGACCAAGGCTTGATTCCTGTAAAATTGATGGCTTTCGATCGAGCAGTCAACACGACAATTGGCTTGCCTTTTGTCCGCACGTCTCCCGATCACGGCACAGCTTTTGATATTGTAGGTCAAGGACTTGCCGATGCCTCCAGCATGAAAGCAGCATTGCAGTTGGCTGCCCAGTTGGCTAGTCGCAGAACAGCAGTTAAAATAGGGCGATAG